The genome window AGGTGATTGACAAAAACCAGTGCGGCGGACGCAAAAAGCCGAAATCACATTGGCGAGGAAAACTTAACCCGCAAACAGCGGAGTAGTCAACGCTAGCTTTCCTGGCCATCCCGAGTTTCAGTATCGGTTTCCTCTTGTTTGATTTTTAACTTATCTAACTCCGGCAATTTCACCGGTTCCGATTCGGTTTCGGTTTCCGTTTGCTCTTGTTTCTCGGGTTCTGGAGCAGGAGATTTGTCGGCAGAACGCAGCTGTACCACCGGTTGAGCTGGTTGTTGCTGTTCTTCTACTTCCGCTTCCAGCCAACAACTGGCCATCGGCAGGGTTTGTTCCAAATCGTCCAACGGCCGGGGAATCACCATCACCGCATTCAAATCGCCAATTCTTTCCGCTTCGTGCATGCCAGCTTCCACAGCCACCGCCACATCCGAAACGGAACCGCGGATAATCGCCGTACACAAGCCATCGCCAATAGTTTCGTAAGCAGACAGCCACACATCTGCAGATTTCAACATCGCATCGCAGGCACCGACCATCGCCGGAAATCCCCGAGTTTCCACCAGGCCAATCGCCTCGTTGCTCACGCGACTGTATCCCGATGGGTGTTGCATGTATTGCAGCAAATTGCTCCCCAAAGGAAAAACCGCCTCTAAATTGGGCATTGGTCGTGCAATCACCGATTTGGCCACCAACTGACCGAATTGTTCGGCCACTTTGGCACCTTCTTCTACCGCCAGGCGAATATCTCCGATTTTTCCCCGTACGATCGCCGTACAGTATCCCCCACCAATCTGTTCGTAGCCGACTAAGGTCACGCCAGCAGACTTCACCATCATATCGGCGGTTCCCACAATGGCGGGAAAGCTTCTGGTCGATATCATACCCAAAGCGGCATCTAAAAATTGATATCCGCTCTGTTTTTGGGTTTTGCGAGCCGGTTGCCGGCTTTGAAATTTTTGTAATTGCATCTTATTAGACATTGACGATATTTCGCTATGCTGTGCCTTGCAAGCTTGATGAGGGAAGGTTTTCGAGAAAAGTTGGTTATCTTTAGTGTATCTTGTCTGCTGGCTAATTGATGTTGGCAAAATACCGATTTATGGTATGGCAACGTGGGTAAAAGTTCCTGCAAGTTGGTCGGGGGAGAGGCCAGGGACAAAACCAAAAATGAGATGGCCGTGGCTGGATTGCAAAAATGTCCCCGGGGAATTGTCCAGGGTGCCGGTTTGCATGCGAATATCGCTAGATAGAGAAATAGGGGTATCGAAGCCAATGCGATCGCTACCAGGCAAAAAGTCTTCAATGCGATCGCTTTGTTGGGGATTGTTGGTTGCCGCCGCCGTGCGCAGCCAAAACACATCCTCTCCCCCACCCCCCAGTAACGTATCCTTTCCTAAATCGCCGCTGAGGGTATCGTTTCCCAACCCTGCTTCTAGGGAATCTGCTTGCTGGCCGCCAAACAGCCAATCGTTCCCGTTACCGCCTGTTAGAAAATCGTTCTCTAGATTGCCGTTGAGAATATCGTGGCCACTAGCAGCTTCCAAACGATCGGTTCCCCGACCACCAAATAGGGTATCGTTGCCAGCCCATCCCAACAAGCGATCGCTGCCTTGATTCCCATTGAGAATATCGTCGCGGTTGGTGCCTGCCAACACGTCATCGCCAGCCAGGGAATTGGCAATGGTTCGACCGATAAAACCGGCATAAGCAGAAACCCGCGTATCGGTAAAAATTTCCCCAAAACTCGTGTCGTTTTCATTGGTTACATCCACCCCCGGAATGCTGGAAGACCAACCCGAGGAGACAATACCGGCAATTTGGCCGTCGATAAAAGAAGGTCCGCCGGAATCGCCGCGGCTGCTACCTACTTCCCGCTCTGGCAATCCCCAATCGTGAATGCCAAATTCCCTACCTATGGCGTCGTGTTCCGGGGTGCCATCGTCAAAATCGTACGCCAGTTGGGTACCGGGAACGATATTGATATCTGGTTCCACATTCAACCAATCTGCCAAGGCATCGTAGCGGTTCCATCCCATGCGTTTGACCGCCGTGCGATCGCTCCCTTCGCCAGTTTCTCCGGTTCCAGCGATGCCGTATCCCACCCTTTGCATAACCCGACCCACTTCGTCAAATTGCGTATAAATGCTGTAGCGATTGGCGGTTTCTGGGGCAGTGGTTGCCAGTTCGATAATCGCAATATCGTTGTTGAAGCTATCGTCATTTTGCCACTGGGGATGTACCACAATATCAGCGATGCTGGCGGTTATCCGACCGGTGGGCACATCAAAATAAACGCTATAGTTATTGGGATTGGGAGATAAGTTGGGGGTTGGTTGCTGGAAGTTAAAACAGTGTGCGGCGGTAAGGAGGTGGCGACCGGTGGTTAGCAAACTCCCGGTACAGTTGATGTTGCCGTCGCTGCCGATAGGGACAACGCCATCGAATTCTCCCCCGGTGGGGACGATGAAATCGGGGTCTTGGGGATTGTTAGTGGGAACGGCAATTCGAGCCGAGCGATCGCTGGGCATGGTAGGTTCGCTGGTAGTTCGCAAGCAAGGACAATTTTGGGTACGATAGAATCGTAGATAGGCATTTGTTCGCTATTTTGTACCCATGATTGAATGTAGAAGGTCAGCCTCCCCGGTTGAAGCACGGGGGCTTCATGCCTCCAGCTTCAGGTAGCTGAACAGCCCTTCGCCCTTTGGGGCTAGGTTTTTAGGATCGTGGTACCTACAAATGCTTTCGGTGTTGGTCTCCCTGCTGTTAACGGTTAAACCGCCCTATCAGGGGTCAGGCCGTGCCGTTCGCTCGACCAGCCCGAAAAACATGGGCGAGGAAAACATGACCCGGTGCCGGGGAGGCGATTCCGGGTATAATGGGAGAGAATGGAAACTGCTCGAAGATTTTCCGTGAGCCATGCTTGGTGTTCCCTTGACTCGATTTTGGAAATCCGTTTATAAAAAAGAACCCATCTCCAGTTTCTTGATTGTAGCTGGCGTCATGGATGTGGCGATTGGGGGAATTGGCGAAAGCTGGTCGCTAGCCACGTTTGGAGCGAGTGTGGTGGCGGTGGCGTTGGTGTGGCGTTGGTGGAAGTGGCAGCGGCGTCCTCAAGCCATTCCGCTGCGATCGCCGGCGTATTTTCTGCCGGAGTCGCCGCAAAGCCAGTTACCTACGTTAAAACCAACACCCAAACCTGCTCCCAAAGGACGCCGTTAAGCTGTTAGGTGGGATAATTTTTGTATGGCTGATTCTGCTGTGGGAAGCGATCGAGACTTTTTGAAGATTGGAGAAGTTTCCCGACAAAGCGGTATTTCCATTAAAACCATCCGCTACTACGAACAGTTGGGATTGCTGGTGCCGACCGTTTGGCGATCGCCCGCTCGCTATCGCCTCTTTCACCCACAAGTATTGCAACGGTTGGCATTTATCAAACAAGCACAATCGTTAGGATTGAGTCTCAAAGAAATTACAGAAATTCTACAAGTATACGACCGCGGCGAACTTCCCTGCGGTGAAATCAAGCAACATTTAGAACAAAAACTAGAAGCTATCGACCAACAAATGGCCGCTTTGCAACGATTGCGGCAGCAATTGACCAATTTACTGTCTGGCTGGCAAGAAAATCCCCCGCCAGAACGGGCCAGTCGCACAATTTGTCCCAATATTCAGGATTGATGGGAGTTGGGAGTCGGAGAGAATGGCAATATTCCCATCCCTCGATGCTCCCATGCTCCCACGCTTTAGTAAGCGTCTTGCAGTTCGTAGAAGTCGGGAGAAATATAATCCTTCCGTAGGGGCCAGCCGACCCAGTCTTCTGGCATCAGCAACCGTTTCAAATTCGGATGCCCCTCGTAGATAATCCCGTACATGTCGTAGCTTTCCCGTTCTTGCCAGTCCGCAGATTTCCAAATCCAGTAAACGGAAGGAACCCGCGGATCTTCCCGGGGCAGGAAGACCTTTACCCGTACTTCTTCCGGTTGGGTAACATCGTCTTGGACTTTGATTAAGTGGTAAAAGCTAACCAGTTCGCCTCCCGGTCCGGTATCGTAACCTCCCTGGCATTGCAGGTAGTTAAAACCGTAGGCATACAAAGCGGTGGCAATGGGGATTAAATAATCTTTTTCCACCCGAATCAGTTCCACACCGCTGTGGTCTCTTTCCAGGGAAGTATGTTGGAAGCCGTTTTCGGAAAGCCACTGGGATACCGGACCAGCTTCCACCACCGACTGTTCTTGTTCGGTGGTCTGGGGTTGGTTGGTTTCTTCAGCCACGAGAGGACTCCTCCTTTTGCGATGCTTTTAACGCAGGTGGTACGGGCATTCCCATCGCTTCGGTCAGTTCTTTCGGAGGGGCTTGCCGTTCGGGGGTGCGCAGGTATTCTCCGGTCAAAATCGGAGATACAGCTTTCATTTGATGGGGTCGGGTGTAGTAGCGGTGGCTGGGTTGGATTTGTCCCCGTTCCTGGGTGGATTCGTTGCTGACCTTTTTGCGCAGCTTCACGATCGCATCCATGATAGCCTCCGGACGGGGAGGACATCCAGGAATATAAACATCCACCGGAATCAACTTATCTACACCACGAACCGCCGTGGTAGAGTCAACGCTAAACATCCCACCGGTAATCGTGCAAGCCCCCATAGCCATAACGTATTTGGGGTCGGGCATTTGTTCGTACAACCGGACCACAGCCGGGGCCATTTTCATGGTAATGGTTCCCGAGGTAATCAATAAGTCGGCTTGCCGGGGGCTGTTGCGCGGGACCAGACCGAAGCGGTCGAAATCGAACCGAGAGCCAATCATAGCGGCAAACTCGATGAAGCAGCAAGCCGTGCCGTACATCATCGGCCAAAGGCTTGACAAACGTGCCCAGTTGTGCAGGTCTTCTAGGGTGGTAAGTACGACGTTTTCAGTAAGTTCTTGGGTGACTTCCGGGCGTTGGGGCGGATTGAGAATTTTCTCTTTTTGTTCTTGTTCGGTGGCAGGATTTTCGTTCATGACCATTGTAATGCTCCTTTACGCCAGGCGTAGACTAGTGCCACGACTAAAATGGTGATAAAGATGAGGGCTTCGATAAAAGCCAACAAACCGAGTTGATTGAAGGCCACCGCCCAGGGATACAGAAAAACGGTTTCCACGTCGAACACGACGAAAACCAGGGCAAACATGTAGTAACGAATGTTGAACTGAATCCAGGCACCGCCGAACGGTTCCATGCCGCATTCATAGGTAATCGTCCGTTCGATGCCTTTGGGTTTGGGTCGCAGCAACCAAGAAGCTCCCAGGGCAATAGCTGGAATCAGGCTGCAGATCATCAGAAAGCCAAGAAAGTATTCGTATCCACTTAATGCAAACACGGGCAATAATTCCTACGACAAGGGTTTGTAACTACCTATTTACATCTTTACATTATAAAGATATTGGGATCTATACGCAGCCAGGTTCTAGGCGATCGCGATAAAATCTTTTCTTGAGACCCCTGGTGTGACCGAATTTGCCAATAAATCTTTTTCCGGTCGCTCAACTTTTCTAATATTATTGATAGAGAATATTAAATTTTGTCACCGAACATGAGTAGCCCACCTGTTGACCCAACAGAACTCGACCGGTACGAGTGTCTCTCTTGTGGCTATATTTACGAACCCGCCAAAGGAGACAGCAAAGGCAAGGTTGCCCCTGGCACCGACTTTAAAGACTTACCGACTTCTTGGCGGTGTCCGGTCTGCGGTGCTGGCAAAATGCGATTTGAAAATAAAGGCCCCGTGGGGAAAGCCTCGGGATTCCGAGAAAACTTTAACTACGGTTTCGGCGTGAACACCCTCACCCCGGGACAAAAGAACCTCCTGATTTTCGGGGCTTTAATTTTGGGCTTTCTCTTCTTGATGAGTTTTTACGGCCTTGAGTAGAATTGATTTTCTGCTTTTCGTTGCCAGGCAGCGAAGGGCAAAATCGCAAGCATACATCTTAACACTAGCGCCTTTGATCTTTAATTATGAGTTCGATCGTACGAGGTTGGAAACAACTTTTAACATTTTGCGTGGTGCTGCTAGCGATCGCTGGTTGCAGTAGCGTTCCGAGTTTGGACGAAAATCCCTGGCAAGTTATCGAACTCCCCACAGAAAGCAATTTGCTGGATATCACCTTTGCCGACGACCTGCAACACGGTTGGCTGGTAGGGAGCCAAGGAACCCTACTCAAAAGCGATGATGGGGGGCAAACCTGGCAAGAACAGCAACTAGACTTACCGCAACGGGAGCAGGTACGCTTGTCTTCAGTCAGTTTTGCTGGCGATGAAGGTTGGGTGGTCGGCGAACCGGCTGTCATCTTGCATACCGAAGATGGCGGTGAAACTTGGTCGCGCATTACCATCAGCGCGGAACTTCCCGGGGAACCGCGTACCATTGTGGCTTTGGGAAGCAACCAGGCAGAAATGACCACCACCGTTGGTGCTATCTATCGCACGGAAGATGGCGGTCAAAACTGGAAAGCCATGGTACAAGATGCGGCGGGGGTGATGCGCAATATTTCCCGTTCTCCCGATGGTGGGTACGTGGCGGTTTCCTCCCGCGGCAATTTCTATTCCACCTGGGAACCGGGTCAGGATGAATGGCAATCTTTTCAGCGCAATACGTCCCGACGCTTGCAAAATATGGGATACGACCCCCAAGGTCATTTGTGGTTGCTCGCGCGCGGCGGCCAGGTACAGCTGACCAAGGCTGACAACCCCGAAGAGTGGACCGAACCCATGTATCCGGAGTTTGCCACCAGTTGGGGATTGTTGGATTTAGCCTACCGTACCGACCAAGAGCTTTGGGTGGCTGGGGGCAGCGCCCAGTTGCTTTACAGTCCCGATCGCGGTAAAAATTGGTACAAAGACCGCGATGTAGAAAAAATTCCGGCAAATTTCTATCGGGTGAAGTTCTTCAGCCCCGAAACTGGATTTGTTATCGGTCAGCGGGGCATTTTGTTAAAATATGCCGGATCGCAAGCGATCGCGCCGACGGGATAACCAGCAAATCCGCTTCCAGTAAGTATACCTGCGCCCGTCAAAAATTGCCTTCATTCTATATCATAGAGAATGGAGTTTTTGCCATTTCGTTGTTGTTGTCGTTTCTAGGAGGAAATGCTTATGTCAGGCACCACTGGCGAACGTCCGTTTTCTGACATTATTACCAGCGTTCGTTATTGGGTGATTCATAGCATCACCATCCCGGCTTTGTTCATTGCCGGTTGGCTGTTTGTCAGCACTGGCTTGGCTTACGACGCTTTTGGGACGCCGCGTCCGGACGAATATTATACCCAAGAACGTTTGGAATTGCCGATTGTTAGCGATCGCTTTAACACCAAAGAAGAACTTGACAAATTCACTGGTAAAAAATAGCGACCAAAAAGGAGCGATAGTCCCATGACCAACCGCAACGTTAACGAACCCGTTTCCTATCCCATTTTCACCATTCGCTGGGTAGCCGTTCACACCCTGGCGATTCCCACCGTATTTTTCCTAGGCGCTATTGCCGCCATGCAGTTCATTCAACGCTAGGAGGAACCATGCCACAGCGCAATACCAACCCCAACAATCAACCCGTTGAGTTAAATCGTACGTCTTTGTACCTGGGCTTGTTGTTAATTTTCGTTCTTGGTATCCTGTTTTCCAGCTATTTCTTCAACTAAAAAAGGCCGCTGTTTCGGTTGCGGTCGTACCGGTTTTGCGGTAGAAGTTTAGCAAGATTTGTTACCAGCGAGCGGCGATCGCCCATGGTCCGTTCTATGGGACGGTTTCCGTCTCGCTTCCCCTACCTTGGGCTAGGCTAGGTCTAGTTCTGCTTTCAAGAACGTTTTAATCAAATCAAGTGTTGAGAGGTAATGACTGTGTTTCAAAACGGTAAAATTCCCCTGTGGCTTGTGGCGACGATTGCCGGACTCGGCGTAATCGCCGTTGTCGGTATTTTCTTCTATGGTTCTTACGTTGGCGTCGGTTCTGCCTTGTAAACCATTGCAGCAATTTCTAAAAACCTTAAGTTAACCCATCCCAACCACTTCCATTTATGGAGGTGGTTGTTTGATTGATTTTTTTTCGCAGTTGAGCGGCTGGTAGCTGTGGGCAACGCGACCCATACTGTGCCAGCGTTGGTAGTAATATCGTTCTACCACATTGGCGGTTTCCTGCAACCGGTTGATGGCAATACCATCGTTGCCGTGTTTGGGGGAAGAACTGTGGATGTAGGATCCCTCTCCCAAATACAATCCTACGTGGTCGATGCGATCGCCATCGCTAAAAAACACCAAATCCCCCGGCCGTGCGTTTTCCCATCCAATAGTTTCGCAGAACGCTTCCTGTTGGTAAGCATCCCGAGGAATCCAAATCCCAGCCGCAGCAAAAGCCGCTTGCATCAACCCGGAACAGTCGTAATTGGGAGGTACCGTCCCCCCCCAAACGTATTGATTGGGCACCTGCATGGCTTGTTTGGCATACTGGATCGCCTGGGGCAAGCGTTGCTGGATCTCGGCAGGCGATCGCGAAACCGGTTGGTAGCAAACCTGAGCTGGTTCCAACAGAGATAGGTCCTGTCGTTTCACCCAGCCGGGATACTCATCTTCGCACAAACGAATAGCGATCGCTTCTGTCTGTACCGCCAGAACTTGCAAATGGCGACCGGCAGACGCTTGCGTGGCCACCGAAAGGCTGTGCGGACCGTCGTATACATTCACCTTCTCCCGACAAACATATTCAGCCGCTGCTACAATTTCCGTCATCACCTACAACCCAATATCTCCAGGAACATTGGTGACAATCCGCGATATGCCCATTGCCTTCAATTGTTCCCACTCTTGATGGCTATCCACCGTCCAAGCCACCACATCCATTTCTCGGTTTCTAGCCATAGCCACCAAATCCGGTTTAGCCAGCAAAACCCGATATTCGCTAATCAAAACCTCCCCAGCCGTTGCCTCTGTCAGTCGGGAAAGAAACCCATCCACAGAAGTCACAATAGACCCCATCATAGTGCGCGTCTGTAACTGTTGCCACTGCTGTACGAACCGCTGGTTGTCGCAATAGACAATACACCGTTGTTCGATCCCCACCTCCCGCAACAACATTGCCAGCTGTCGGACTTCTTTTTCTTGCCAATCCCAGTAGGGTTTCACATCTAGATAGATCGACTGGGGAACTTGTGCCACCACCGGCAAGACAGCCGCCAAACTAGGAATAGTGGTACCAGCAAAGCGAGGATCGAACCAAGCCCCCACATCCAACGATTGTAGCTGCTGCCAGGTTCTTTCCCGAATAGTTCCCGGCATTTGGGTAACGCGGGCGGTATGGCGGTCGTGAAAAGCCACCGGTACCCCGTCAGCAGTCACTTGTACGTCCAATTCTACCGAATCCGCGGCCGCTTCTACAGCAGCGGTAAAAGCAGGTATGGTATTTTCCGGTGCGATCGCACTATAGCCGCGATGGGCAATAATTTCCATAGAAAATCCTACAATAGAAAGGAGAAATC of Geitlerinema sp. PCC 9228 contains these proteins:
- a CDS encoding photosystem II reaction center protein J, whose protein sequence is MFQNGKIPLWLVATIAGLGVIAVVGIFFYGSYVGVGSAL
- the nuoB gene encoding NADH-quinone oxidoreductase subunit NuoB, whose translation is MNENPATEQEQKEKILNPPQRPEVTQELTENVVLTTLEDLHNWARLSSLWPMMYGTACCFIEFAAMIGSRFDFDRFGLVPRNSPRQADLLITSGTITMKMAPAVVRLYEQMPDPKYVMAMGACTITGGMFSVDSTTAVRGVDKLIPVDVYIPGCPPRPEAIMDAIVKLRKKVSNESTQERGQIQPSHRYYTRPHQMKAVSPILTGEYLRTPERQAPPKELTEAMGMPVPPALKASQKEESSRG
- a CDS encoding trypsin-like serine protease; this translates as MRTTSEPTMPSDRSARIAVPTNNPQDPDFIVPTGGEFDGVVPIGSDGNINCTGSLLTTGRHLLTAAHCFNFQQPTPNLSPNPNNYSVYFDVPTGRITASIADIVVHPQWQNDDSFNNDIAIIELATTAPETANRYSIYTQFDEVGRVMQRVGYGIAGTGETGEGSDRTAVKRMGWNRYDALADWLNVEPDINIVPGTQLAYDFDDGTPEHDAIGREFGIHDWGLPEREVGSSRGDSGGPSFIDGQIAGIVSSGWSSSIPGVDVTNENDTSFGEIFTDTRVSAYAGFIGRTIANSLAGDDVLAGTNRDDILNGNQGSDRLLGWAGNDTLFGGRGTDRLEAASGHDILNGNLENDFLTGGNGNDWLFGGQQADSLEAGLGNDTLSGDLGKDTLLGGGGEDVFWLRTAAATNNPQQSDRIEDFLPGSDRIGFDTPISLSSDIRMQTGTLDNSPGTFLQSSHGHLIFGFVPGLSPDQLAGTFTHVAIP
- a CDS encoding NAD(P)H-quinone oxidoreductase subunit J, with translation MAEETNQPQTTEQEQSVVEAGPVSQWLSENGFQHTSLERDHSGVELIRVEKDYLIPIATALYAYGFNYLQCQGGYDTGPGGELVSFYHLIKVQDDVTQPEEVRVKVFLPREDPRVPSVYWIWKSADWQERESYDMYGIIYEGHPNLKRLLMPEDWVGWPLRKDYISPDFYELQDAY
- a CDS encoding heavy metal-responsive transcriptional regulator; the encoded protein is MADSAVGSDRDFLKIGEVSRQSGISIKTIRYYEQLGLLVPTVWRSPARYRLFHPQVLQRLAFIKQAQSLGLSLKEITEILQVYDRGELPCGEIKQHLEQKLEAIDQQMAALQRLRQQLTNLLSGWQENPPPERASRTICPNIQD
- a CDS encoding photosynthesis system II assembly factor Ycf48; this encodes MSSIVRGWKQLLTFCVVLLAIAGCSSVPSLDENPWQVIELPTESNLLDITFADDLQHGWLVGSQGTLLKSDDGGQTWQEQQLDLPQREQVRLSSVSFAGDEGWVVGEPAVILHTEDGGETWSRITISAELPGEPRTIVALGSNQAEMTTTVGAIYRTEDGGQNWKAMVQDAAGVMRNISRSPDGGYVAVSSRGNFYSTWEPGQDEWQSFQRNTSRRLQNMGYDPQGHLWLLARGGQVQLTKADNPEEWTEPMYPEFATSWGLLDLAYRTDQELWVAGGSAQLLYSPDRGKNWYKDRDVEKIPANFYRVKFFSPETGFVIGQRGILLKYAGSQAIAPTG
- the psbE gene encoding cytochrome b559 subunit alpha, giving the protein MSGTTGERPFSDIITSVRYWVIHSITIPALFIAGWLFVSTGLAYDAFGTPRPDEYYTQERLELPIVSDRFNTKEELDKFTGKK
- a CDS encoding BMC domain-containing protein; translation: MSNKMQLQKFQSRQPARKTQKQSGYQFLDAALGMISTRSFPAIVGTADMMVKSAGVTLVGYEQIGGGYCTAIVRGKIGDIRLAVEEGAKVAEQFGQLVAKSVIARPMPNLEAVFPLGSNLLQYMQHPSGYSRVSNEAIGLVETRGFPAMVGACDAMLKSADVWLSAYETIGDGLCTAIIRGSVSDVAVAVEAGMHEAERIGDLNAVMVIPRPLDDLEQTLPMASCWLEAEVEEQQQPAQPVVQLRSADKSPAPEPEKQEQTETETESEPVKLPELDKLKIKQEETDTETRDGQES
- a CDS encoding glycerophosphodiester phosphodiesterase family protein, with amino-acid sequence MEIIAHRGYSAIAPENTIPAFTAAVEAAADSVELDVQVTADGVPVAFHDRHTARVTQMPGTIRERTWQQLQSLDVGAWFDPRFAGTTIPSLAAVLPVVAQVPQSIYLDVKPYWDWQEKEVRQLAMLLREVGIEQRCIVYCDNQRFVQQWQQLQTRTMMGSIVTSVDGFLSRLTEATAGEVLISEYRVLLAKPDLVAMARNREMDVVAWTVDSHQEWEQLKAMGISRIVTNVPGDIGL
- a CDS encoding C40 family peptidase, with amino-acid sequence MTEIVAAAEYVCREKVNVYDGPHSLSVATQASAGRHLQVLAVQTEAIAIRLCEDEYPGWVKRQDLSLLEPAQVCYQPVSRSPAEIQQRLPQAIQYAKQAMQVPNQYVWGGTVPPNYDCSGLMQAAFAAAGIWIPRDAYQQEAFCETIGWENARPGDLVFFSDGDRIDHVGLYLGEGSYIHSSSPKHGNDGIAINRLQETANVVERYYYQRWHSMGRVAHSYQPLNCEKKSIKQPPP
- the psbF gene encoding cytochrome b559 subunit beta, translated to MTNRNVNEPVSYPIFTIRWVAVHTLAIPTVFFLGAIAAMQFIQR
- a CDS encoding rubredoxin, which produces MSSPPVDPTELDRYECLSCGYIYEPAKGDSKGKVAPGTDFKDLPTSWRCPVCGAGKMRFENKGPVGKASGFRENFNYGFGVNTLTPGQKNLLIFGALILGFLFLMSFYGLE
- a CDS encoding photosystem II reaction center protein L — encoded protein: MPQRNTNPNNQPVELNRTSLYLGLLLIFVLGILFSSYFFN
- the ndhC gene encoding photosynthetic/respiratory NAD(P)H-quinone oxidoreductase subunit C — its product is MFALSGYEYFLGFLMICSLIPAIALGASWLLRPKPKGIERTITYECGMEPFGGAWIQFNIRYYMFALVFVVFDVETVFLYPWAVAFNQLGLLAFIEALIFITILVVALVYAWRKGALQWS